The segment TTATTATGGAACAAACGGAACATTAATGTTTGAAGGTCAAACAATTGATAATGTTTCAGCATTAGGGGCATTATATCCAGAAACAGTTCAGCTTGTAACATTAACTGATTCAGGTATTAAAACGTTTGCAGATTTAAAAGGTAAAAAAGTTTCAGTAGGTGCTCCTGGTTCAGGAACTTACGCAAACGCTGAGCAATTATTAGAAATTCACGGTTTAACAATGGACGATATTAAAGCACAAAATTTAGATTTCGGTGAATCAACAGACGGAATCCAATCAGGTCAAATTGATGCAGCGTTCATCACTGCAGGTTACCCAACAGGTGCGGTAGAAGCACTTAATGCAACAAAGGGCGTTCACATTGTGCCAGTTGAATCAGACAAAGCAGCTGAACTTATTGCTAAATATCCATACTATGCAGTGGATGCAATTCCTGCAGGTACGTATGGTTTAGAAACAGAAGTTCCAGCTGTATCAGTAGGTGCAATGCTAGCAGTTAGCAAGGATCTGTCAGAGGATTTAGTTTATGCGATGACAAAAGCAATCTATGATAATACAGGTAAAATTGGTCATGCAAAAGGTGAATTCATTAAAGCTGAAACAGGCTTAGATGGAATCGGTATTGAAGTTCACCCAGGTGCTCAAAAGTATTTTGATGAAGTGAACAAGTAACACAAAGCAAGGGGCTCTGTTGCGATAAATGCTTCAGAGTCCTTTTTTGATGGTGAGTGTTTATGAAAAAATGGTTTGTTGTAAGTGTTTTTTTTATATTTTGTGTGGCTGCGAGTTTCATTCCGTTTCAAAGGGCGCTAGTTTTTACGGAAACAAGGAATGAGCAACCTAATGTAAACTACGTATTACTGGATTCAGCAAACGATTTTCAAATAGTGTTTACCCATTCGATTCACCTATCGGATGTCATCGAAAGTTATCGGGCTTTAACATCTAATGAATTGCAACTAGTATCGATGGAATATTCAGATGTTGCAATCGGCATGCCGGGTTATGCTGAAAAAGGGCAAACGCTTACATATGAAGATGGTGTGTATACATTGCGTTATGATCATGCGAAGTTGCCTAATTTTACGCTTCATATTGGTTCGGTTCAACATAAGCTAATACTCCGCTATGGTGATGAAGAATATGATTTGAAAGATAATCTGAAAAAAGGGAAATCCTATTTTGTTGAAGTAAGGAAACTATCATTCTATGAAAAAATGAAAGGTGTGAAATTGAATGACAAAAAAGAATGAACAAATTGAAGATAACCAATTTGAACAATTATCCGCTGAAGACCAGCAAGCGTTATTAGAAAAATATGATATTGAATCGAATACACGTAATGTTAATGGAATAATGAAAAAGATTATTTATGTAGGGTTATTACTATTCTCTCTATTCCAAGTTTACACGGCTGTTTTCGGTGTATTTCCAGCGCAAATTCAACGAACAATCCATTTAGGTTTCGGTTTAACCTTTATCTTTTTACTATTTCCAGCAGTTCGTAAAACGAAAAAGGACACGATTCCGTTTTACGATTATATTTTAGCCCTTTTATCAATCGTAGTTGGTTCATATTGGGTAATTAACTATGACCGTCTTGTACAAAGTTTAGGAAGAATGGAAACAATGGACTTTTACATCGGGCTTATTGCGACAATCTTAGTTTTAGAAGCAGCAAGGCGTGCGGTAGGGTTACCGATTACGATCATTGCAAGCTTATTCCTGCTATATGCTTATTTTGGTCCATATATGCCTGAATTCATGGCACACCGTGGTCAAAGTGTAGACAATATTGTTAACTTAATGTTCTATTCAACGGATGGTATTTTAGGGACGCCAATTAGTGTATCCGCTACATTTATTTTTGTGTTCTTATTATTCGGTGCTTTCTTAGTAAAGACAGGGGTAGGACAATATTTTAATGATTTAGCCGTTGCATTAGCGGGTAAATTAATCGGTGGTCCTGCTAAAGTAGCCATCTTCTCTTCAGCATTACAAGGAACGATTTCAGGGAGTTCGGTTGCAAACGTTGTAACTTCAGGATCTTATACGATTCCGATGATGAAAAAGCTTGGTTATAAAAAGGAGTTTGCTGGTGCAGTTGAAGCCGCAGCATCAACTGGTGGTCAATTAATGCCACCAATTATGGGTGCCGCAGCCTTCTTAATGGTAGAGTTTATTGGCCGTGGTATTACGTACTGGGATATTGCAAAAGCTGCAGCAATTCCTGCGCTACTTTACTTTACGGGTATTTGGATTATGACGCATTTTGAAGCAAAACGTTTAGGCTTACGTGGATTATCAGATGAGGAATTACCGAATCGTAAAGCAGTATTGATGAAAATTTATTTATTAATTCCGATCATATTAATTATTGTATTAATGTTAGCTGGTGTACCTGTAATGCATGCCGCTTTATACGGAATTTTAGCTTCAATTCTAGTAGGTATGTTTAATAAGGATACGCGTTTAGGCTTTGCAGACATTTTAGATGCATTAGTAGATGGTGCAAAAACAGCATTAGGCGTAGTTGCAGCGACTGCATGTGCCGGGATTATTGTTGGGGTAGTTGTAAAAACAGGTCTTGGATTATCACTTGCAAATAGCTTAGTTAAATTAGCTGGAGGCAGCATTTTATTAACATTATTCTTCGTAATGATTGCGTCACTTATTTTAGGAATGGGTGCACCGACAACAGCGAACTATGTTATTACATCAACGATTGCAGCACCTGCGATTGTTGCTTTATTAGCACCGGATGTACCGCAAAGTGCTGTGCCAATCGTCGTGTTATTATCTGCACACTTCTTCGTATTCTATTTTGGGATTATTGCAGATATTACACCGCCTGTTGCACTCGCCGCCTTTGCAGCTTCTGGAATATCAGGTGGAGATCCAATCAAAACAGGTGTCAACTCTGCTAAGTTAGCAATTGCGGCATTTATTATTCCGTATATGATTGTATTCTCGCCAGCGTTGCTAATGATTGACGTAACGATGTTAGAAATTATTTGGGTAGTATTTACTGCAATTATGGGTATGATTGCAATCGGTGCTGGGGTTATTGGATTCTGGTACCGAAAGTTAATGATAGTGGAACGATTGGTTGTCATTGCGGCCGGATTAGCGATGGTTTATCCGGAATCATTATCAGATATGATTGGTCTAGTTGTATTCATCGCAATGTGGGCATTACAAATCTTCTCAAAGAATAAAGAAAACGGATCAAAAGTAGCCGTTTCTTAAAATGTATGTTGAGTCAAAAAAGTCGATTTTCGGGTTATACCGAGAACGGCTTTTTTATTTCCATTCAATATCATTGAAATGATTAATCTCTTTTTGAGATAGGTTATATACTTATTATGCATGAGTATTATTTTTTAGTTGCGAATGCGTAGAAACGTGTGTAATAATTAAAATACTAAAAATTCAGAAAACTAGGAGTGATTGAAATGATGAACCATTTAAAGTCATTGTTAGCTACTTATTTATTGGATGAAGAACAAGACGTAGAAGTTGTAGAGCATACCGAAACACAGGCAGTTGAGCAATATGAACAGTATCCAGCAGGCTTTTTTTCAAGTTTATAATGGCTAGAACTATCTATTTGCGAAGTGCGATGGATAGTTCTTTTTTTATGGAAATTCAAACGGTTTAGGCGCCTATTATTAATAATTTTATAATCGTGCTGTATAATAGGAGTATTACATTATATTAGAGGTGCTTTTCATGATTGGTGTTAGAAAGACGGAGGAAATGATATTTGAATGGTTCCATTATTTCCACGCTCATCCAGAAGTGAGTTGGCAGGAACATAAGACAACAGAAAAATTAGCAACTATTTTAGATGATTTGCACATTCAGTATACACGTTTTGAAGACGTAACAGGATTAATCGCCGAGATTGGTGAAGGGGAAGAAGTTATTGCAGTTCGTGCGGATATTGATGCTTTATGGCAGGAAGTGGATGGCGTCATGAAGGCGAACCATTCTTGCGGACATGATGCAAATATTTCGATGGTACTTGGAGCTCTTTTAGAGTTAAAGGATAAAAAATTAACAAAGCGCATTCGTTTTATTTTTCAGCCAGCTGAGGAATCGGGTGGTGGTGCACTGGCAATGGTTGATCGTGGTGTTCTAAAGGATGTCACGCATTTATTCGGTGTTCATTTACGTCCAATCGAGGAGTTACCACTTGGAAAAGTTTCTCCAGCAATTTATCATGGGGCGGCGGCATTTTTGAGCGGTACAATTACAGGAATCGATGCGCATGGTGCACGCCCACATCAAGGGAATAATGCCATTGATGTTGCGGTAGCGATACAGCAAATGTTAAAAAACTTATATATTGATCCATTTGAAGTATATTCAGCAAAAATGACAAAAATCGTTGCAGATGGCGGTAGTATTAATATTATCCCAGGGAATGCAAGTTTTTCAATCGATGTACGGGCTCAAAAAAATGAGGTGCTTGAGCAAATTCAAGCATATGTGGCAAAGGGCTTAAAGCAAATTGCACAAATGTTTGAGATTGATGTAAAGTGGGATTGGCTTGATGTGACACCAGGTGCTGAAGTTTCTAAAGAAGCGGCTAAAGTAGCGGAAACCTCCATTGTTGAGGCTTTAGGTATGGAGCATTTAGCGCCAGCTGTTGAAACACCAGGTAGTGATGATTTTCACTTTTATACGATTAAGCAACCACAATTGAAGGCGACAATGATCGGTGTTGGCGCAAACTTAGCACCAGGACTCCATCATCCACATATGACATTTGATCAAGCGGGCTTACTTGATGGTACCAAAGTGTTAACAACAACATTAAAAAACGCTGCGAATAGTTAAATGAAAAACGTCCTTGCTTAAATAGAGCGAGGACGTTTTCTTCTTTATTTTAATGGGCAAAAGCCACAAGCTAATAAGCCCGGGACATCCTTAGAGAAACAGCAGCTTTTCCGAACGGGTGCGTTGATAAGCTGAGAAGGGTTTTTACCTCCTGTGTATTTGAGAAACAGCGACTTATCTGAGAAATAGCGCCATATATTTTTATCTTCCAGCATTTCCAAGTCCTCGAATGCGCGATCCGAAAGTGCTGGATTTTCAAGCAGTGTATGGAAGTGCCAAAGCATATAACCGAAAATATTTTCCCATAAAACAAGTGGGGAAATGGATGTTGTTTTGCGGAGTTGCTGAATGATGACAGATGCTTTATATAGAATATCAGTCATCACTTTTTCGCGCTCATCATCCTCTACATAACGAAAATCAATTGGATTAATATACATACCTAATGTATGGATTCCGAATTCATTGACAATAGCAAAGCGCAGATCCTCAGGTTTCCCGTCCCATATTTCATCATAGGTCGTTAGCATATAAAATTGCATAGCGACGAACATGCCATAGCGACGCCCGAAATGAGAAATGGCAGCAGCTTCTGTTGCGGCATTTGTTACGCCCATCATTAAGTTTCTAAAGTCGGTTAAATAAAAGTCTTTATGTAGGTTTGCCAAAGTGAAAAGTGGACGTGTAGGCTCTTCTGTATAAATACTATATGAATTAAGTTGACGTACTTGATCGTAGGAAAGTGCAGGCATAGATCTCACCTTTTCTTTAATAATTATTTGGTACTAGTGAACGGCTCACTAGTGGATACCTTTACTATAACATTTTCACACACTTATTTGAAAAATATTGACAAGTTTAACGATAATGATTATCATTTTCATGTACGCTTATTTGTAATTCAGTACAAATAAGATTGAACTTAGCCTCTTTTCTCCAAAAAGTTTGCTAGTTCAAGATAGCGTTCTGAACCCCTCATTTAGAACGTGGTTTGGCGAGTATTGTCAGACAGAGTTTTTCCATCCTTTATTTTTTTCTAGTTTTTCTTCCGGTATGGAAGGCCTTTTTATACCTGTGTTCAATTGCGGATACGGGTATTTTTTTTACCTGAATGTCCGTAATTCGAGCATACAAACAATCCGTGGAAGAAAAGGTTTCCACGGATTGAAATTTTACTTGATTCAATTACGTCATATTTTTCTCTAATTGCAATTGTTTTTTACCTACAAGCATTGTGTGGTAGCTATGTAGCAGCATACCGCCGATAATAACACCAAGTCCGATTAACGCGAGAGGCGCGGGTAATGGGATGCTTAATAAAATCATTTCGCCAGCCATTGCGAATAACACTTCTGTAGATTGCGTTGCTTCTACTGCTGCAAGTTTCCCTTGGTCATGTCGTACGCGGTCTGTTGCGATGAAAAATAAAATGGTCGCGATAACACCAGAGGATACGGCAACTAGTAAGGATTGGAGTACTTGGCTTCCTGAAGGTAATCCCACCGTGAATAGCGCATAAATCGCAAGGATAATCCAAGCAGGTAACGAAGCGATTGTCATGCCGAGCACACGTTGAAATGTATCAATCCGTCCATCGCAGATCGCCATCATTTTTCGATTGCCTAAAGGATATGCGAAAGCTGCGACAATCACAGGTAAAATACCGAGCAACAAGCTTTCTGTAGAAACGATTTTAGCTTGTGGAATTTGAATAAGCAAAATTCCGATTAAAATAATGCAGGAAATTCCTAATGAAATGACTGGGATTTTAGAACGAATAGGCTTTCCGGCAATGAATGTCACAAATAATGGCGCTAATAAAACTCCCGCAACAATCGTGAATTGCCATGTCCCCGAAACGAGCCATCCTGGACCAAAAGCTGCTGCAAATGTAAGTGGGGCATAGAACAATACAAAGCCAACAAAGCTCCAAATAATCCAAGCACCTGGTTTTTCTTTCATCTCATTAGATAGGATGCGAAAGCCATTTTTCCCACGTATTGCGACAATAGCGATTAAAAAAGGAAGCATAAAGAAATAGCGTAAGGAAGAACTCCATAACCAGCTTCCACCTTCTAGCTCCATCGAATGATTTAAAACAAATGTAACAGCAAAAAATAGAGCTGCAATAATGCCGATTAATATTTCTTTCATAACGCACCTCCTGTATTTAAAGAATATTCAGATATTAATTATACAAAAAAATGGAGTGAAAAGAATCACTCCATGGAAATTTTTTAGTTGCGTGCTTCGAATAGTTGAACGATTTCAATAATGACTTCTGTTGCTTTTTCCATCGTTTCACCGGATACGAATTCATATTTACCGTGCATATTTTCGCCACCAGCAAAGATGTTCGGAGTTGGTAAGCCCATGAAAGAAAGCTGAGAACCATCAGTACCGCCACGGATCGGTTCAACAATCGGTGTAATATCGAACTTCGCAAATGCTTCTTTGACGATGTCGACAATTTCCATAACAGGTTCGATTTTTTCACCCATATTGTAGTATTGATCTTCCATCGCAACAGTAATAGCCTCTTCACCATACGTGGCTTGCATGTTTTTGCCGATTTCAGCCATGTATGCTTTTTTCTCTTCAAATTTTGCGCGGTCATGGTCACGGATAATATAAGACAGAGTCGTTTCCTCAATCCCCCCATTAAATTGCATTAAATGAATGAAGCCTTCGTAGCCATCTGTTTTTTCTGGAACGGCATCCTTTGGCATTTCATTTTGAAAGGCAATTGCAAGGGCAATTGAATTAACCATTTTGTCCTTTGCCGAACCAGGGTGGATATTCGTACCGCGAGTCGTAACTTTTACACCTGCAGCATTGAAGCTTTCGAATTGTAATTCTCCAAGTGGACCGCCATCCATCGTATACGCATAGTCCGCACCGAATTTTTCCACGTCAAATTTATGTGGGCCGCGTCCAATTTCTTCATCTGGTGTGAATGCCACGCGAATTTTACCATGCTTAATGTCAGGACTTTTCACTAAGTAGGCCATAGCTGTCATAATTTCTGCGATACCCGCTTTATCGTCCGCACCGAGTAAAGTTGTGCCATCTGTTGTAATTAATGTTTGACCAACATAGTTTTTTAAATTCGGGAAGTATTCGGGAGTCATGACTAAACCGTTTTTTAATGTGATCGCTTTACCATCATAGTCATTAATGCGCTGTGGATTTACATTTGTCCCTGTGTAATCCGTTGTTGTATCAACATGTGCTAAAAAGCCGATTGTTGGTACGTCTTTATCTGTATTGGATTCAAGTGTAGCAAAAAGGTAGCCATTTTCATCTAATGTAATGTCTGTTAAGCCGATTTCTGCAAGCTCATCTTTTAAAATGTACAATAAGTCAAATTGCTTTTGTGTAGACGGTGTCGTTGTTGAGTTGAAATCCGATTGTGTATCAATTTTTACGTAGCGAACTAAACGCTCGATAACTTGTTCTTTCATGCTCATGAAAAAAGCCTCCTTAGTATAATCGATTGATTGAACTTATTGTACCACTTTATTTCGAATATTGAAGTATTGAACAATGCTAAGCATGAAGAAAAATTGCGCCCCGTAATACGTAAACATAATAAGTTGGTGTGAGTAGGCAACATCAAACATAAATTTATTAATGGCTAAAACGGAATCTGATGCAATGAATAATAAAGCGCCCGTTATCGCAAATGGACTTCCCGTTCGGAATGAAGTTAATCCCATTAAAAAAATGAC is part of the Solibacillus sp. FSL K6-1523 genome and harbors:
- a CDS encoding Fe-S oxidoreductase, with the protein product MPALSYDQVRQLNSYSIYTEEPTRPLFTLANLHKDFYLTDFRNLMMGVTNAATEAAAISHFGRRYGMFVAMQFYMLTTYDEIWDGKPEDLRFAIVNEFGIHTLGMYINPIDFRYVEDDEREKVMTDILYKASVIIQQLRKTTSISPLVLWENIFGYMLWHFHTLLENPALSDRAFEDLEMLEDKNIWRYFSDKSLFLKYTGGKNPSQLINAPVRKSCCFSKDVPGLLACGFCPLK
- a CDS encoding DUF1850 domain-containing protein; translated protein: MKKWFVVSVFFIFCVAASFIPFQRALVFTETRNEQPNVNYVLLDSANDFQIVFTHSIHLSDVIESYRALTSNELQLVSMEYSDVAIGMPGYAEKGQTLTYEDGVYTLRYDHAKLPNFTLHIGSVQHKLILRYGDEEYDLKDNLKKGKSYFVEVRKLSFYEKMKGVKLNDKKE
- a CDS encoding DMT family transporter, yielding MKEILIGIIAALFFAVTFVLNHSMELEGGSWLWSSSLRYFFMLPFLIAIVAIRGKNGFRILSNEMKEKPGAWIIWSFVGFVLFYAPLTFAAAFGPGWLVSGTWQFTIVAGVLLAPLFVTFIAGKPIRSKIPVISLGISCIILIGILLIQIPQAKIVSTESLLLGILPVIVAAFAYPLGNRKMMAICDGRIDTFQRVLGMTIASLPAWIILAIYALFTVGLPSGSQVLQSLLVAVSSGVIATILFFIATDRVRHDQGKLAAVEATQSTEVLFAMAGEMILLSIPLPAPLALIGLGVIIGGMLLHSYHTMLVGKKQLQLEKNMT
- the pepT gene encoding peptidase T, with translation MKEQVIERLVRYVKIDTQSDFNSTTTPSTQKQFDLLYILKDELAEIGLTDITLDENGYLFATLESNTDKDVPTIGFLAHVDTTTDYTGTNVNPQRINDYDGKAITLKNGLVMTPEYFPNLKNYVGQTLITTDGTTLLGADDKAGIAEIMTAMAYLVKSPDIKHGKIRVAFTPDEEIGRGPHKFDVEKFGADYAYTMDGGPLGELQFESFNAAGVKVTTRGTNIHPGSAKDKMVNSIALAIAFQNEMPKDAVPEKTDGYEGFIHLMQFNGGIEETTLSYIIRDHDRAKFEEKKAYMAEIGKNMQATYGEEAITVAMEDQYYNMGEKIEPVMEIVDIVKEAFAKFDITPIVEPIRGGTDGSQLSFMGLPTPNIFAGGENMHGKYEFVSGETMEKATEVIIEIVQLFEARN
- a CDS encoding TAXI family TRAP transporter solute-binding subunit — encoded protein: MFKKNKLLFLTMVSILLLVLAACSSDEDSGKNTDKDTEKPADSTADTDAGSTGELDFEGQKYLSILTGGTQGTYYPLGGTFADLITSDTGVKTTAEVSQASAANMTALQNGEGDVAFVQTDIAYYGTNGTLMFEGQTIDNVSALGALYPETVQLVTLTDSGIKTFADLKGKKVSVGAPGSGTYANAEQLLEIHGLTMDDIKAQNLDFGESTDGIQSGQIDAAFITAGYPTGAVEALNATKGVHIVPVESDKAAELIAKYPYYAVDAIPAGTYGLETEVPAVSVGAMLAVSKDLSEDLVYAMTKAIYDNTGKIGHAKGEFIKAETGLDGIGIEVHPGAQKYFDEVNK
- a CDS encoding amidohydrolase → MIGVRKTEEMIFEWFHYFHAHPEVSWQEHKTTEKLATILDDLHIQYTRFEDVTGLIAEIGEGEEVIAVRADIDALWQEVDGVMKANHSCGHDANISMVLGALLELKDKKLTKRIRFIFQPAEESGGGALAMVDRGVLKDVTHLFGVHLRPIEELPLGKVSPAIYHGAAAFLSGTITGIDAHGARPHQGNNAIDVAVAIQQMLKNLYIDPFEVYSAKMTKIVADGGSINIIPGNASFSIDVRAQKNEVLEQIQAYVAKGLKQIAQMFEIDVKWDWLDVTPGAEVSKEAAKVAETSIVEALGMEHLAPAVETPGSDDFHFYTIKQPQLKATMIGVGANLAPGLHHPHMTFDQAGLLDGTKVLTTTLKNAANS
- a CDS encoding TRAP transporter permease, which translates into the protein MTKKNEQIEDNQFEQLSAEDQQALLEKYDIESNTRNVNGIMKKIIYVGLLLFSLFQVYTAVFGVFPAQIQRTIHLGFGLTFIFLLFPAVRKTKKDTIPFYDYILALLSIVVGSYWVINYDRLVQSLGRMETMDFYIGLIATILVLEAARRAVGLPITIIASLFLLYAYFGPYMPEFMAHRGQSVDNIVNLMFYSTDGILGTPISVSATFIFVFLLFGAFLVKTGVGQYFNDLAVALAGKLIGGPAKVAIFSSALQGTISGSSVANVVTSGSYTIPMMKKLGYKKEFAGAVEAAASTGGQLMPPIMGAAAFLMVEFIGRGITYWDIAKAAAIPALLYFTGIWIMTHFEAKRLGLRGLSDEELPNRKAVLMKIYLLIPIILIIVLMLAGVPVMHAALYGILASILVGMFNKDTRLGFADILDALVDGAKTALGVVAATACAGIIVGVVVKTGLGLSLANSLVKLAGGSILLTLFFVMIASLILGMGAPTTANYVITSTIAAPAIVALLAPDVPQSAVPIVVLLSAHFFVFYFGIIADITPPVALAAFAASGISGGDPIKTGVNSAKLAIAAFIIPYMIVFSPALLMIDVTMLEIIWVVFTAIMGMIAIGAGVIGFWYRKLMIVERLVVIAAGLAMVYPESLSDMIGLVVFIAMWALQIFSKNKENGSKVAVS